From a region of the Pecten maximus chromosome 18, xPecMax1.1, whole genome shotgun sequence genome:
- the LOC117316387 gene encoding MKRN2 opposite strand protein-like, with the protein MATEDSNMVRCFQHCDRTRNILCFSVPQICPLCGRNTRESESRIPPYVIPCPFVKAHNQPFSIIIKPTLGTFLQNYTDTSNLHIGLTDSEGVTFDYDEDGVNINAPGWDQCVAIAMVQNSGNRDFSLRWDQTLRRESKDDCWTKYRYHEDKYNCFDFVIQFLWQVQLHHVNPSLRSKSAMCQELVIQHTRRAGQYINIYRHINTHGYLCQMVK; encoded by the exons atGGCTACTGAGGACTCTAACATGGTGAGGTGCTTCCAGCACTGCGACAGGACTAGGAATATCCTGTGTTTCTCCGTCCCCCAGATCTGTCCCCTTTGTGGGAGAAATACGAGAGAAAGTGAGAGTCGAATACCTCCTTATGTGATACCGTGCCCGTTTGTTAAGGCACACAACCAGCCATTTTCCATCATCATAAAACCAACTCTAGGTACATTTCTACA aaattacACAGATACATCCAATCTGCATATAGGATTGACAGATTCAGAAG GTGTCACATTTGATTATGATGAGGATGGTGTCAATATCAACGCACCTGGCTGGGACCAATGTGTTGCCATAGCAATGGTACAAAACTCTGGTAATAGAGATTTCTCATTAAGGTGGGACCAAACCTTAAGAAGGGAGAGTAAAGATGACTGCTGGactaaatacag ATACCATGAGGACAAGTATAACTGTTTTGACTTTGTGATACAGTTTCTATGGCAAGTTCAACTACACCATGTCAATCCTTCGCTGAGAAGTAAGTCGGCGATGTGCCAGGAACTTGTCATTCAGCATACTAGACGTGCGGGACAGTATATCAACATCTAcagacacatcaacacacatggATATCTCTGTCAGATGGTGAAATGA